The Trichosurus vulpecula isolate mTriVul1 chromosome 3, mTriVul1.pri, whole genome shotgun sequence genome includes a window with the following:
- the NEIL2 gene encoding endonuclease 8-like 2, whose amino-acid sequence MPEGPSLRKFHQLVAPFVGQLVVNVGGNSKKINLNMLEMLRLQDSQVHGKNLYLNFGLAEDLGLPDSFLLPKHLQKEVNLPKETSDHKLESTSELDGQEVPGSSSPIKALELGEEQKDPVNKPWWLNTSENSGPWLCFHFGMFGSVRASEFSRATKANKRGDWKDPLPRLVLHFAKGFLAFYNCRIYWCLGPMVKPTSDILSEEFDRKQALEALKQANPVCYTLLDQRYFAGLGNIIKNEVLYLARIHPLSLGSCLTALNLECLLDHVVSFSVGWLQKKLEGKSQHHLIYQKEQCPAGHQVMKDSFGSPNGFQRLTWWCPHCQPKVTPEEPNVVQITQEQLP is encoded by the exons ATGCCAGAAGGGCCTTCTCTGAGGAAGTTCCACCAGTTGGTGGCTCCATTTGTGGGACAGCTGGTGGTCAATGTAGGGGGCAACAGTAAGAAGATAAACCTTAACATGCTAGAGATGCTTCGGCTCCAGGACTCACAG GTCCACGGAAAGAATTTGTATCTTAACTTTGGCCTAGCTGAAGATCTGGGACTTCCTGACAGTTTCCTATTGCCAAAGCATCTCCAAAAGGAAGTGAACCTCCCGAAAGAGACTAGTGACCATAAACTTGAATCTACCTCAGAGCTAGATGGACAAGAAGTTCCTGGCTCATCTTCACCCATTAAAGCCCTCGAGCTTGGGGAAGAACAAAAGGATCCTGTTAATAAGCCTTGGTGGCTAAATACTTCTGAAAATTCTGGGCCTTGGCTTTGCTTCCATTTTGGTATGTTTGGTAGTGTTCGGGCAAGTGAATTCTCCAGAGCCACAAAAGCCAACAAGAGGGGAGACTGGAAGGACCCCTTGCCCAG GTTGGTTCTGCACTTTGCAAAGGGTTTCCTGGCATTTTATAATTGTCGGATATACTGGTGCTTGGGACCCATGGTCAAACCAACTTCAGATATCCTCTCTGAGGAGTTCGATCGAAAGCAAGCCTTGGAAGCTTTGAAGCAGGCTAACCCTGTCTGCTATACTCTCCTGGACCAAAGATACTTCGCAGGCCTGG GAAACATCATAAAGAATGAAGTTTTATACTTGGCCAGAATCCATCCCCTCTCTTTAGGTTCTTGCTTAACTGCTTTGAACCTTGAGTGCTTGCTGGATCATGTTGTGAGTTTCAGTGTTGGTTGGCTTCAGAAAAAATTGGAGGGGAAATCACAGCACCATCTGATCTACCAGAAAGAGCAGTGCCCTGCTGGACACCAGGTCATGAAGGATAGCTTTGGGTCTCCAAATGGTTTTCAGAGACTCACCTGGTGGTGCCCCCATTGCCAACCCAAGGTGACACCAGAAGAGCCTAATGTAGTTCAGATCACTCAGGAACAGCTTCCCTAA